The Pseudomonas bijieensis DNA window TTATCGAGCGACACATCTCGCCACCTGCTGATTCACGCCTCAAGGACTGATGCTCATGATTCCACTGCCGGACCTGTTGATTTTCGCCGCCGCCGCGTTGCTGATGGTACTGACGCCTGGCCCAAACATGATTTACCTGATCTCCCGTTCGATCTGCCAGGGCCGCAAGGCCGGCGTCACCTCCCTGCTGGGAGTGGTGGCGGGGTTCTTCGTGCACATGTTCGCCGCCGCCGCCGGGTTGACGGCGGTGTTCCTGGCGGTGCCCGTGGCCTATGAGTTGTTGAAATGGGCCGGTGCGCTGTACCTGTTGTGGCTGGCCTGGCAGGCCGTGAAGCCCGGCGCGCGTTCGCCCTTCGAGGCCCAGCAATTGCCTGCGGACTCGACGCGCAAGTTGATCACCATGGGGTTTCTCACCAGCGCGCTGAATCCCAAGATCGCGGTGTTCTATCTGTCGGTGTTCCCGCAGTTCATCAGCCCGGAACACGGTTCACTGTTCACCCAGAGCATTGTCCTGGGGCTGACCCAGATCAGCGTCAGTTTCAGCGTCAACCTGTTGATTGCCCTGTTCGCTGCCGGCATTGCCTCGTGGTTCGTCCACAACCCGACCTGGCTGGCGGCGCAGCGTTACTTCATGGGGTTTGTGCTCGGTGCGCTGGCGTTGCGCCTGATGTTTGAGCAACGGCGTTCGGCGTGAGCATCCGACGGTTGCGGGCCGGCGATGCCCAGGTGTATCGCCAACTGATGCTCCAGGCGTACGCCCTGCATCCGCAGGCCTTCACCTCCAGCGTCAACGAGCGGGCGAAGTTGCCCATCAACTGGTGGGAATCGCGCCTGGGCAGCCGGTTCGATGTGCTGCTGGGGGCGTTTGTCGAGCAAGCGTTGGTCGGCATCGTCGGCCTGGCCCTGGAGCCCCGGGAAAAAGCCCGGCACAAGGCGTTGCTGTTCGGCATGTACGTCGCCGATGAGCATCGCCATCGCGGGCTCGGCTACCAACTGGTGCAGGCCGCCCTCGACGAAGCCCGGCGCTATCCCTTTCTGCGCCTGGTGCAACTGACCGTCACCGCCGGCAACGACCCGGCGGTCAAGCTCTACCAGCGCTGCGGCTTCGTCCTGTACGGCCTCGAGCCAATGGCGATCCGCGTGGACGACCAATACCTGGACAAAATCCACATGTGGCTCGAACTCTAATCCCTGTGACCATGACCGTTGCGCTTTTGTGGCGAGGGGATTTATCCCCGTTGGGCTGCGAAGCGGCCCTAAAGCAGTGAACTCAATCTTCCTGACACACCGAGCTGCCTGGCTTGGGGGCTGCTTCGCAGCCCAGCGGGGATAAATCCCCTCGCCACAAAGGCCGCCAGTCAGCGCACGGCACTGACCCCATCCAATGTCGAAAACGAGGTGTCCTTGGCCGTCAGCAGAAAATCGCGCATGTACGGCGCGTCGAGCATGTCGGTCCGCACCGCCGCATACAGCGTGGCAAACAAGCCTTTCTCCCCCAGCCGCTTGGCCTTCACGTAACCCCGCGAGCTGTATTCATGCAGGGCCCAGTGCGGCATGCCGCAGACGCCACGGCCGCTGGCCACCAGTTGCATCATCATCACCGTCAATTCAGAGGTACGGACCTGGGCCGGTTCGATGTCGGCCGGTTCCAGGAAACGGGTGAAGATGTCCAGCCGGTCGCGCTCCACCGGGTAGGTGATCAGGGTTTCGCTGATCAGGTCCTCGGGCACGATGTAGGGCTTGCCCGCCAGCCGATGCTGGTTGGCGACGGCGAGCATCGCTTCGTAGGTGAACAGCGGCACGTACGTGATGCCGGCCAGCTCCAGCGGGTCGGAGGTCACCACCAGGTCGAGGTCGCCCCGGGCCAGGGCCGGCAATGGAGCGAAGGCGAAGCCCGAGGCCAGGTCCAGTTCGACTTCCGGCCAGGCATCGCGGAACTGGTCGATGGTCGGCATCAACCACTGGAAGCAGCTATGGCACTCGATGGCCATGTGCAGGCGCCCGGCGGTGCCGCCAGCCAAGCGGGCGATGTCCCGTTCAGCACTGCGCAGCAACGGCAGGGCGGCATCGGCCAGTTGCAACAGGCGCAGGCCGGCGCTGGTGAAGCGCACGGGCTTGGTCTTGCGCACGAACAACTGCATGCCCAGGCGCTCTTCCAGTTCCTTGAACTGGTGGGAGAGAGCGGACTGGGTCAGGTGCAGGCGTTCGGCGGCTTCGACCAGGCTGTCGGCTTCGCGCAGGGCGTGCAGGGTCTTGAGGTGACGGAGTTCAAGCACCGTGGGCTCCATGAGTAAAACTTGTGATCAACACGAAAATGTTGAGTTTGTCTCATGTGGGCCGTGCTGTCGACAATAGCGCCATCTTTTATAGGAGGACGCACACCATGGCCCTGGCCCACACCCTCGGTTTTCCCCGCATCGGCGCCGACCGCGAACTGAAAAAAGCCCTCGAAGCCTACTGGAAGGGCGACCTGGCCCCGGCCGCGCTGCAAGCGGTGGGACGCGAACTGCGGGCCCGGCACTGGCAATTGCAGAAAGACGCCGGCATTGACCTGCTGCCCGTCGGCGACTTTGCCTGGTACGACCAGGTGCTGGGCCATACCTTGACCCTGGGCGCCGTCCCACAACGTTTCCACGGCACCTTGAATGCCCAGGGCCGACCGACCCTCGACACCCTGTTCGCCATGGCCCGTGGCGCCACGGCCAGTTGCTGCAATGCCGACCACGGCCAGGCGCAATACGCCCAGGAGCTGACCAAGTGGTTCGACACTAACTACCACTACCTGGTCCCGGAATTTTCCGCCGACCAGACCTTCGCCCTGAGCTGGGAGCAGTTGTTCGATGAAGTGGACGAGGCCCATGCCTTGGGCCATCAGGTCAAACCGGTAATCATCGGCCCGTTGACCTACTTGTGGCTGGGCAAGGCCAAGGGTGCGGATTTCGACAAGCTCGGCCTGCTGGAGCGTCTGTTGCCGGTCTACGGGGAAATCCTCAATCGGCTCAAGGCTCAGGGCGTGGAGTGGGTGCAGATCGACGAACCGATCCTCACCCTCGACCTGCCCCAGGCCTGGAAAAGCGCGTTCGAGCGTGCCTATCACATCCTCCAGTATTCGCCGCTGAAAAAACTGGTGGCGACTTATTTCAGTGGCCTGGAAGACAACCTCGGCCTGGCGGTGAGCCTGCCGGTGGACGGCTTGCACATCGACGCGGTGCGCGCCCCGGAACAATTGGGCCAAGTGCTGGACCGCCTGCCGACCTACAAGATTCTCTCGGTGGGCCTGGTCAATGGTCGCAACATTTGGCGCTGCGAGCTGGAACAGGCGCTGGCGCAACTGCAACCGGCCCAGGAGCGCTTTGGCGACAACCTCTGGGTCAGCACTTCGTGCTCGCTGTTGCACAGCCCGGTGGACCTGGAACGCGAAGACCGGCTCGATCCGGAACTCAAAAGCTGGCTGGCCTTTGCCGTGCAGAAGTGCGGTGAGGTGGCGGTGTTGCGCGATGCGCTCAACGATCCACAGGCCCCGGGTGTACAGCAGGCCCTGGCCGTCAGCCGTGACGTGCAGACCGGTCGCGCCAGCTCGACGCGCATTCATAAAGCCGAGGTTCAGGCGCGCCTGGCGGCCATCGGGCCACAGGACAGCCAGCGGTGTTCGCCGTTTGCCAAGCGCATCGAGAAGCAGCGTGCCCGACTGAAACTGCCCCCTTTTCCCACCACCACCATCGGCTCCTTCCCGCAGACCCCGGCGATCCGCCTGGCGCGTCAGGCTTATAAGCAAGGCAAGCTGTCGGCCAACGATTATCAGGATGCCATGCATACCGAGATCCGCCATGCCGTGCAGATCCAGGAACGCCTGGGCCTGGATGTGCTGGTGCACGGTGAAGCCGAGCGCAACGACATGGTGGAATACTTCGCCGAGCAACTGGACGGCTACGCCTTCACCCGTTTCGGCTGGGTGCAGAGCTATGGCTCGCGTTGCGTGAAGCCGGCGATCATTTATGGAGACGTCAGCCGACCGAATGCCATGACCGTCGACTGGATCCGCTACGCGCAAAGCCTGACCGACAAGGTCATGAAAGGCATGCTCACCGGTCCCGTGACCATGCTGATGTGGTCGTTCCCCCGCGAAGACGTGTCGCGCCAGGTCCAGGCCCGACAACTGGCCCTGGCCCTGCGCGACGAAGTGCTGGACCTGGAAAAGGCCGGGATCAAGATCGTGCAGATCGACGAGGCGGCGTTCCGCGAAGGTCTGCCTTTGCGTCGCGGGCAATGGCAGGCGTACCTGGACTGGGCCGTGGAGGCCTTCCGCTTGAGCGCATCGGGCGTGGGCGACGAAACCCAGATCCATACCCACATGTGCTATAGCGAATTCAACGACGTGATCCAGGCCATCGCCGACATGGACGCCGATGTCATCACCATCGAAACCTCGCGCTCGGACATGGAACTGCTCGACGCGTTCGAGGCCTTCGACTACCCCAATGACATCGGTCCGGGCGTCTACGACATCCACTCGCCACGGGTGCCGGACACCGCCGAGATGATCGCGCTGATGAGCAAGGCAGTGAAACGAATCGCGCCTGAGCGGCTGTGGGTCAACCCTGACTGCGGGCTGAAAACCCGGGGCTGGCCGGAGACGGAAGCGGCGTTGGTGAACATGGTGGCGGCGGCGCGGCAGTTGCGCAGCCAGCTGGCCTGAAACCGGTACCTTGAGCCGGGACTTGTGGGAGCAAAGCTTGCTCGCGATGAAGCCAACGCGATCTTTCTGGAATCGAGGTGCCTGTATCGCGAGCAAGCTTTGCTCCCACAGATACATCCTTTCCCACAGATACATCCTTCGCGCAGGCAACCACTCGGCAATCTTCATCAAACTGTCACGCAACTGTGGCAGCGCGCTTGAACAAACTTCATCAGACTCGCGCTCTACTGGGGTTCTGCGTTTCGGTGTTTCTTCATGCGTGTATTCATTTTCCTGGCCGCGTTGTTTTTCGGCCTGCCGTCGATGGCGGCGTCTCGTTGTGATGTCAATGTTGCGACCCAACGTGTCGATCTGGATCAGGTGAGCCTGGCCTACCAGAGCGTTGGCCGTGCTTCCGATCCGGCATTGCTGCTGGTGATGGGCCTGGGCGGGCAGTTGATCCATTGGCCGGATGAAGTGGTGGTCGCCTTGTGCGAGCAAGGTTTCCGGGTGATCCGCTACGACAACCGCGACGTCGGCCTGTCCACCTGGCGCCAGGCGCCCGGCAGCGCCAACCTGACCTTCGAAGCCCTGCGTTACAAGCTCGGCTTGCCCGTGGCCGCGCCTTATACCTTGACCGATATGGCTGACGACGGGCTGGGGTTGATGGATGCCTTGCAGGTGCAAAGCTTCCACGTGTTGGGTGTGAGCATGGGCGGGATGATCGCCCAGCACATGGCCGCCATGGCGCCGCAGCGGGTCGAAAGCCTGACCCTGATCATGACCAGTTCCGGTGCCGAAGGCCTGCCCGCACCCAGCGCCGCGCTGGTGCAGTTGCTATCGCGCCGCAGTGCGCCGAATCGCGAAGCGGCATTGCAACAACAGGCCGACCTGCTGGCCGCGCTGGGCAGTCCGATGGTGGTGGATGATCGCCAGGTATTGCTGCATCAGGCTGCCGTGGCCTATGACCGGGCCTTCAATCCCGAAGGCGTGAAGCGCCAGATCATGGCGATCATGGCCGAGCCGAGCCGGGTGGCGCTGCTCAACCAACTGCGAGTGCCGACCCTGGTGGTCCACGGCACCGCCGACCCTTTGCTGCCAGTGATGCACGGCGTGCACTTGGCGGCGCACATCCAAGGCAGTCAATTGAAACTGATCCCGGGCCTGGCCCATCGCTTCCAGGATGCATTCAAGGCACCGTTGCTGGGGGCGGTTTTGCCGTACCTGCAGCAGCATCGCGAAGACACTTCGCACTGGGCGCAGATCGAGCCGGTGCAGGCGCCGAATCTGCTCTGATAGCACCTTCTTTTTAAAGGACTGGGCTTTTGTGGCGAGGGAGCTTGCTCCCGCTGGGCTGCGCAGCAGCCCCTAGGGTTCAGCCCGAGGCATCAAGGTGGCTGGGTAGATTATGGGGTTGCTTTGCAACCCAGCGGGAGCAAGCTCCCTCGCCACAGTTTCATTCACCTTTGAAGGGGGAGGGTCAGCCTCTACCGCGCTTGAGCCTGCTCCACCAACCACCTCATCAATTCCTGCAACGGCCCCGATGACTCGGGCTTGCGCGGGTGCACCAGGTGATAGCCCAGCCCGGTCTGGACCTTCAGCTCGAACGGCATCACCAGCCTGCCGGCGCTCAGGTCGTCGCCGATCAACGACCAGTCGCCAATCGCCACGCCTGTGCCCTGGGAGGCCATGGACATCGCCAGGTCCAGGGTTTCGAAGTGCTGGCCCTTGCTGACATTGCTCAAGTGCACATCGGCCGCTTCCAGCCAGGCGTTCCAGTCGCGCTCGTCACGGGTGGGGTGCAACAGCAGGTGTTGTTGCAGGTCGGCGGGTTCACGCAGAGGTACGGAGCCTTCCAGGACCGGGCGAGAACAGACAGGCGTCAGTTGTTCATCGAACAGGTGCAGGCACGTCAATGAGGCATCGGGTGGCGGACCATAGATCACCGCGGCGTCGAAGGCTTCACGCTGGAAATCCACACCGTGCCTGACCGTGGTGGTCAGCTCCACCGGTACGTCCGGCCGTTCCTTCTGCCATTGCAACAGACGTGGCAGCAGCCAGCGCATCACACAGGTCGGGGCCTTGAGTTGCAGGGTCTGGCGCTTTTCACCGATCTGCTCCACCGCTTCGCCGATCAGGCTGAACACCTGCTGCACCCGTGGCAGCCACGCCAGGCCCTCGGCGGTCAGGCTCAGGCCGCGCGCCTGGCGCTGGAACAGCGCATAACCCAAATGATCTTCCAGCCCGGCGATCTGTCGGCTCACCGCGCCCTGGGTGATGTGCAGCTGCTCGGCGGCCCGGGTGAAGTTGCAGCACTGGGCCGTGATCAGAAACGTATGGAGCGCCGGCAGCGGGGGAAGTCGTTTCATTTCGGATCCAAGCCATGACGTGAGGACATGGCTAGTATGACTTTTTATCCATTGTTGCCGCTATGGTCGGACCGTTCCAATAACGCCATTCCCCAAACAAAAAGGGACCCGCCGCGTGCTGTGCGGAGCCCTTTACAAGAAAAAGGCAATGGCAATGGCGACGTGTGGCGAAGTACTGGTCAAGTTACTCGAAGGTTATGGCGTGGAGCAGGTGTTCGGCATCCCCGGCGTGCACACCGTCGAGTTGTACCGCGGGCTGGCCCGTTCCAGCATCCGCCATGTGACCCCGCGTCACGAGCAGGGCGCAGGCTTCATGGCTGACGGCTACGCGCGGGTCAGCGGCAAGCCCGGCGTGTGCTTCATCATCACCGGCCCCGGCATGACCAATATCACCACCGCCATGGGCCAGGCCTACGCCGATTCGATCCCGATGCTGGTGATCTCCAGCGTGCAGTCGCGTAACCAGTTGGGTGGCGGGCGCGGCAAGTTGCATGAATTGCCGAACCAGAGCGCGCTGGTGGGCGGGGTGGCGGCGTTTTCCCACACGCTGATGTCCGCTGCTGAATTGCCCGGCGTGCTGGCCCGGGCTTTTGCCTTGTTCCAGGCCGGGCGGCCGCGACCGGTGCATATCGAAATTCCGTTGGATGTTTTGGTCGAAGACGCTGACGCTTTGCTCGCCAGCACACCGGTGAGCATCAGCCGTGCGGGCGCTGCACCGAGTGCCGTGGAGCAAATGACGGCTATGCTGGCGTCGGCCAAACGGCCCTTGATCCTGGCCGGCGGCGGCGCTCTCGACGCGGCGACCGAATTGACCGAACTGGCCGAACGCCTCGGCGCGCCCGTGGCGTTGACCATCAACGCCAAGGGGATGCTACCGTCCCGGCATCCCCTGCTGATCGGCTCCACCCAGAGCCTGGTCGCTACCCGCGCCCTGGTGGCCGAGGCGGATGTGGTGCTGGCGATCGGCACCGAGCTGGCCGAAACCGACTACGACATCACCTTTGCTGGCGGCTTCGAGATCCCCGGCGCGTTGCTGCGTATCGACATCGACCCGGACCAGACCGTGCGCAACTATCCACCGCGCTTGGCCCTGGTGGCCGACGCACGCACGGCTGCCCGGGCTCTGCTCGACGAGTTGAACGCGCAGCCCTTGGCCGAGCGCTGCGGCGATTGGGGCCCTGCACGCGCCGCGCGGTTGCGGGCCGATCTGGAGGGCGGCTGGGACGCTGCGACCCGCGCCCAGACGCTGTTTCTCGACAGCGTTTTGCAGGCGTTGCCCGACGCGGTATTCGTCGGCGACTCCACCCAGCCGGTGTACACCGGCAACCTGACCTTCAACCTGGAGCGGCCACGTCGCTGGTTCAACTCGTCAACCGGCTACGGCACCCTCGGCTACGCCTTGCCGGCGGCTATCGGCGCCTGGCTCGGCGGCAAGGACCTGGGCCACGGTCGCCCGGCGGTGGTGTGCCTGATTGGCGACGGCGGCTTGCAATTCACCCTGCCGGAGCTGGCCAGCGCCGTGGAGGCGCGCACACCGGTGATCGTGCTGCTGTGGAATAACCAGGGCTACGAAGAGATCAAGAAATACATGGTCAACCGCGCCATCGAACCGGTGGGCGTGGACATCTACACCCCGGACTTCATCGGTGTCGCCAAGGCGTTGGGCTGCGCGGCCGAAGCCATCGACGGCGTAGCGCAACTGCATACCGCATTGCTCGCCGCTTGCGATCGGCAGGGGCCGACGTTGATCGAAATCGACCAGGCAACCTGGATGACGCAGGTGTCGAAATGAATTTCCCTACCACGCAAGACGGGCTGTACATCAACGGTGAGTGGTTGGCCGGCGATCAACCGTTGCGGGTGATCAACCCGGCGACCGAGGCGCTGCTGACCACTGTTTATGGCGGCGACGAACACGCCGTCGATCAGGCCTTGGACGCCGCTACCCAGGCTTTCGGCCCATGGTCGAACACTTCTGGCAGCGAGCGCGGCGCGCTTCTGCGCCGTATCGCCGCTGGCGTGCGGGAAGCCCGTGAGCGGTTGATGCACCTGCAATCGAGCAACAACGGCAAACCGTTGTTCGAAGCGGCCATCGATGTCGACGACGTGGTCGCCACCTTCGAGTATTACGCCGAACTGGCCGAAGGCCTCGACGCCCGCCAGGACAGTCCGCTGGCCTTGCCCAGCGCTGATTTCAGCGCACGCCTGCGCCGCGAACCCTGCGGTGTGGTCGGCTTGATCGTGCCGTGGAATTTCCCGATGGTCACCACCGCCTGGAAACTCGCCCCGGCCCTGGCTGCCGGCTGTTGCGTGGTGCTCAAGCCCTCG harbors:
- a CDS encoding LysE family translocator — translated: MIPLPDLLIFAAAALLMVLTPGPNMIYLISRSICQGRKAGVTSLLGVVAGFFVHMFAAAAGLTAVFLAVPVAYELLKWAGALYLLWLAWQAVKPGARSPFEAQQLPADSTRKLITMGFLTSALNPKIAVFYLSVFPQFISPEHGSLFTQSIVLGLTQISVSFSVNLLIALFAAGIASWFVHNPTWLAAQRYFMGFVLGALALRLMFEQRRSA
- the metE gene encoding 5-methyltetrahydropteroyltriglutamate--homocysteine S-methyltransferase — translated: MALAHTLGFPRIGADRELKKALEAYWKGDLAPAALQAVGRELRARHWQLQKDAGIDLLPVGDFAWYDQVLGHTLTLGAVPQRFHGTLNAQGRPTLDTLFAMARGATASCCNADHGQAQYAQELTKWFDTNYHYLVPEFSADQTFALSWEQLFDEVDEAHALGHQVKPVIIGPLTYLWLGKAKGADFDKLGLLERLLPVYGEILNRLKAQGVEWVQIDEPILTLDLPQAWKSAFERAYHILQYSPLKKLVATYFSGLEDNLGLAVSLPVDGLHIDAVRAPEQLGQVLDRLPTYKILSVGLVNGRNIWRCELEQALAQLQPAQERFGDNLWVSTSCSLLHSPVDLEREDRLDPELKSWLAFAVQKCGEVAVLRDALNDPQAPGVQQALAVSRDVQTGRASSTRIHKAEVQARLAAIGPQDSQRCSPFAKRIEKQRARLKLPPFPTTTIGSFPQTPAIRLARQAYKQGKLSANDYQDAMHTEIRHAVQIQERLGLDVLVHGEAERNDMVEYFAEQLDGYAFTRFGWVQSYGSRCVKPAIIYGDVSRPNAMTVDWIRYAQSLTDKVMKGMLTGPVTMLMWSFPREDVSRQVQARQLALALRDEVLDLEKAGIKIVQIDEAAFREGLPLRRGQWQAYLDWAVEAFRLSASGVGDETQIHTHMCYSEFNDVIQAIADMDADVITIETSRSDMELLDAFEAFDYPNDIGPGVYDIHSPRVPDTAEMIALMSKAVKRIAPERLWVNPDCGLKTRGWPETEAALVNMVAAARQLRSQLA
- a CDS encoding GNAT family N-acetyltransferase, which codes for MSIRRLRAGDAQVYRQLMLQAYALHPQAFTSSVNERAKLPINWWESRLGSRFDVLLGAFVEQALVGIVGLALEPREKARHKALLFGMYVADEHRHRGLGYQLVQAALDEARRYPFLRLVQLTVTAGNDPAVKLYQRCGFVLYGLEPMAIRVDDQYLDKIHMWLEL
- a CDS encoding LysR substrate-binding domain-containing protein, producing MKRLPPLPALHTFLITAQCCNFTRAAEQLHITQGAVSRQIAGLEDHLGYALFQRQARGLSLTAEGLAWLPRVQQVFSLIGEAVEQIGEKRQTLQLKAPTCVMRWLLPRLLQWQKERPDVPVELTTTVRHGVDFQREAFDAAVIYGPPPDASLTCLHLFDEQLTPVCSRPVLEGSVPLREPADLQQHLLLHPTRDERDWNAWLEAADVHLSNVSKGQHFETLDLAMSMASQGTGVAIGDWSLIGDDLSAGRLVMPFELKVQTGLGYHLVHPRKPESSGPLQELMRWLVEQAQAR
- a CDS encoding 5-guanidino-2-oxopentanoate decarboxylase; this translates as MATCGEVLVKLLEGYGVEQVFGIPGVHTVELYRGLARSSIRHVTPRHEQGAGFMADGYARVSGKPGVCFIITGPGMTNITTAMGQAYADSIPMLVISSVQSRNQLGGGRGKLHELPNQSALVGGVAAFSHTLMSAAELPGVLARAFALFQAGRPRPVHIEIPLDVLVEDADALLASTPVSISRAGAAPSAVEQMTAMLASAKRPLILAGGGALDAATELTELAERLGAPVALTINAKGMLPSRHPLLIGSTQSLVATRALVAEADVVLAIGTELAETDYDITFAGGFEIPGALLRIDIDPDQTVRNYPPRLALVADARTAARALLDELNAQPLAERCGDWGPARAARLRADLEGGWDAATRAQTLFLDSVLQALPDAVFVGDSTQPVYTGNLTFNLERPRRWFNSSTGYGTLGYALPAAIGAWLGGKDLGHGRPAVVCLIGDGGLQFTLPELASAVEARTPVIVLLWNNQGYEEIKKYMVNRAIEPVGVDIYTPDFIGVAKALGCAAEAIDGVAQLHTALLAACDRQGPTLIEIDQATWMTQVSK
- the metR gene encoding transcriptional regulator MetR, with product MLELRHLKTLHALREADSLVEAAERLHLTQSALSHQFKELEERLGMQLFVRKTKPVRFTSAGLRLLQLADAALPLLRSAERDIARLAGGTAGRLHMAIECHSCFQWLMPTIDQFRDAWPEVELDLASGFAFAPLPALARGDLDLVVTSDPLELAGITYVPLFTYEAMLAVANQHRLAGKPYIVPEDLISETLITYPVERDRLDIFTRFLEPADIEPAQVRTSELTVMMMQLVASGRGVCGMPHWALHEYSSRGYVKAKRLGEKGLFATLYAAVRTDMLDAPYMRDFLLTAKDTSFSTLDGVSAVR
- a CDS encoding alpha/beta fold hydrolase; the encoded protein is MRVFIFLAALFFGLPSMAASRCDVNVATQRVDLDQVSLAYQSVGRASDPALLLVMGLGGQLIHWPDEVVVALCEQGFRVIRYDNRDVGLSTWRQAPGSANLTFEALRYKLGLPVAAPYTLTDMADDGLGLMDALQVQSFHVLGVSMGGMIAQHMAAMAPQRVESLTLIMTSSGAEGLPAPSAALVQLLSRRSAPNREAALQQQADLLAALGSPMVVDDRQVLLHQAAVAYDRAFNPEGVKRQIMAIMAEPSRVALLNQLRVPTLVVHGTADPLLPVMHGVHLAAHIQGSQLKLIPGLAHRFQDAFKAPLLGAVLPYLQQHREDTSHWAQIEPVQAPNLL